From the Pseudomonas monsensis genome, the window GCCTTGATCGCTGCCAGTTCACCCAGGTCGCCCACCGGGGTCGAAGTCGCATGCGCATTGAGATGCTGCACCTGAGCCGGCGTGATTCCACCCTGCGCCAGCGCCAGTGCCATCGCCCGCCGCGCACCGCTGCCGTCTTCCGGCCCGGCAGTCAGGTGATAGGCATCGGCAGTGGTGCCATAACCGACCAGCTCGGCCAGTGGCTGCGCGCCACGGGCCAAAGCATGCTCCAGTGATTCGATCACCAGCAGACCGGCGCCCTCGCCCATGACGAAACCGTCCCGGTCGCGATCGAACGGTCGTGAAGCGCGCTCGGGAGTATCGTTGAAAGCACTGGAAAGCGCCCGGGCAGCAGCAAAACCGGCGAGGCTGACTCGGTCGATTGCCGCTTCGGCACCGCCGCACACGGCGATATCCGCTTCACCGGCACGTATCAGCCGCGCAGCATCCCCAATCGCCTGGACCCCGGCGGCGCACGCCGTCACCGGCGCCCCCAATGGTCCTTTGAGGCCATGCTGGATCGACACATGACCGGCGGCGAGATTGACCAGGAAAGATGGAATGGTGAATGGGGACAGACGCCGAGGCCCTCGACTGTCTGTGGTGCGCACCGCGTCGGCGATGGCACCAAAGCCACCGACACCGGAGCCAATGATGGTCGCCGTACGCTCCTGCTCGGCGGCTTCGGCAGGGTGCCATCCGGCCTGCTCCAGCGCCTGGCGTGCTGCCTCCATGGCAAACAGAATGAAGCGATCCATTTTCTTCTGTTCTTTGGGCGGTGTGGCACGATCCGGATCGAATCCGGCCTCGGCGTCTTCTTCCGGTGTCGGCACGCTGCCACCGACCCGTGCCGGCAAATCGGCGACCACCGCGTCAGGCAGCGCACGCAAACCCGAACGTCCCGCCAACAAACGTTGCCAGACCGCTTCGACACCACTGCCCAACGGAGACACCAGGCCCATGCCGGTGACGACTACTCGACGCTGACTCATACCGTAATTACCCCTGTTCGATTCAATGACCTGATTTGTAGCGCTGGGCTGCAGCGCTGCGCGAAAGGTTCGGCGCCATGACATGGCGCGCCGCCACAAACGACTGCCATTCGCCGGCATCGGGCAGCGATGGAATGGTGACCAGTTCGCCCTGATCCAGACCGGCCAGGGCGGCATCCACCATCTCCCCGGCGTCCATGACCATTTCCGCCGGAATGCCACTGGCGTCGATCCCCGAGCGCTCCCAGATCTCAGTGCGGGTCACGCCCGGCAGCACGGCCTGGATCTGCACGCCCGAGCCTTCGAGCTCCGCGTTCAACGATTGGGTCAGACTCAACACATAGGCCTTGCTGGCGGTGTAGGTCGCATTGAAGCGCTCGGGGAACAACGCCACGACCGAGGCGATGTTGATGATCGTGCCGCGACCTGCCTTGGCGAAACTGGCAGCGGCGGCCGACGCCAGACGCGTGACGGCGGTGATGTTCAACTGGATCAGGCGTTCCAGTTGATCCATGTCGGCATTGGCCAGCGGGCCGTCGGCGGCCACGCCGGCATTGTTAACCAGCAGGCTGATGCTCGAATCGCTGCGCAAGCGCTGTTCGAGTTGGATCACATCGTCCTTTTGGGTCAGATCCGCTTTCCACACCTCGACGTGCACACCGTGAGCGTCGCGCAATTGGCTGGCGGCGCTGTCCAGACGGGCCTTGTCACGGGCCACCAGCAACAGATCAAAACCACGCGCCGCCAGACGCTCGGCGTAAATCGCACCGATACCGGACGAGGCGCCAGTGATCAGAGCCGTACCTTGAGACTGCACAGAATTCATGACTTTGCTCCTGAAACACTTGTGAGTGGGCAAATAACCCCCGAGCCGGGCAGCTCAGGGGCGGCGAATTATTATAGGCATAATATCAAGCCAATATGATAGTCGTAATTTTTACCTTTCCGGAGAGCACCTCGCCTGCCTGCCGCAGGTGTTCGCACTGCAAAACGAAAAAGGCCGGTCAATGACCGGCCCCTTGGCGTTGAACCTTCAGCTTAGTTGACTTCCAGCTTCTCGCGATTGCGATCCAGGATTGCCTTGCCGATTCCCTTCACTTCCAGCAGCTCATCCACCGAGGCAAAGGGCCCGTTTGTTTCGCGATATGCAACAATCGCCTTCGCCTTGGCTTCACCCACGCCTGAGAGCTCTTTCTGCAGCGTTACCGCATCGGCGTCGTTGAGATCAATCCTGGCACTCTGGGCGGCCGCTGGCACTTCCATCACCAGAGGCGCCTTGGGTGAATCGGAAGGCGCGACAGGTGCGGCGATTGCGGCAATCGAGGCGCTGGTGAGGAAAGCGAAAATCAGAGAGTAGAAGTAACCGGTACGCATTTGTGACGCTCCATCATCGTTTGAGAAAGCAGCTTTTCCGAAGCTGCTCTCCAAACTTAGGTCATGGTGCGCCCATGTCAAAAATGCGTGGGTTACAGGATGTGAAACAATCAGGGTTCGAGACGACGTTGCTGGTAGATCCAGTCAACGATTTCACCGTCGGGGGTGTAGCCGCTGACCGTTTCGCGCAGTAGCTGCCTGACACGAGCATAATCATCGAGTTCGACCGCCGCGAGCAAATCACCCAGCCGCGCCTTCAGGACTTCCCAGGGCAAGTGATCTTCATTGGCGGTCATGATCATCGGATGCGGGGTCGCCGCCACGTTGTCACCGATCAGCAATTCCTCATACAGTTTCTCGCCTGGGCGCAGTCCAGTGAACTCGATAGAGATATCGCCCTGGGGATTACGCTCGGAGCGGATGCTCAAACCGGACAGGTGGATCATCTTTTCCGCCAGTTCGACAATCTTCACCGGCTCACCCATATCCAGTACGAACACATCCCCCCCCTGCCCCATCGACCCGGCCTGGATGACCAGTTGCGCCGCTTCGGGGATGGTCATGAAATAGCGGGTGATTTTCGGGTGGGTGACGGTCAACGGGCCGCCGGATTTGATCTGCCGGTGAAACAGCGGGATCACCGAGCCGGAGGAGCCCAGCACATTGCCAAAGCGCACCATGGTGAAACGGGTTTTATTGACCCTCGACACGTTACCCTTGTCACCGAACAATACCGGGGCGATCTCGCGGCTCAATGCCTGCAGGACCAGTTCGGCCAGACGTTTGGTACTGCCCATCACGTTAGTCGGGCGGACAGCCTTGTCGGTGGAAATCAGCACAAAATTGGCGACGCCCGATTGCAGCGCCGCTTGCGCCGTATTCAGCGTGCCCATCACATTGTTCAGCACGCCTTCGGCAATGTTGTGCTCGACCATTGGCACATGCTTGTACGCGGCAGCGTGATAGACGGTGTCGACACGCCAGGTTTTCATCACGTCGAGCAATTTGTGCGGGTGACGGATGGATCCCAGGATCGGCAGCAGATGCACAGCTACCGACTCCCGGCATCCACGCTGCTCCAGCTCGGACAAAATGCTGTAGAGATTGAATTCACTGTGGTCAAACAGCAGCAGCGTGGTCGGCCCCAAGGCAAAAATCTGTCGGCAAAGCTCCGAACCGATCGAACCACCGGCACCGGTGACCATGACCGTCTTGCCCTTGATGCAACGTTGCAGCAGGTCCGGTTGTGCGGGCACCGCGTCACGCCCCAGCAAGTCGGCGATATCCACTTCCTGGATATCCTCGACCTTGACCCTGCCACT encodes:
- a CDS encoding polysaccharide biosynthesis protein encodes the protein MDKVRERLVALPRRRKRLIQVATDIVLVWAALWLAFIVRLGIDDMYNPFRVHFWLFVCAPVVAIPLFIRFGMYRAVMRYFGNDALIAIIKAVSLSSLILAVVVYWYSNHEAVVPRSIIFNYWWLSMVIIGGLRLCMRQYFMGDWFTAAQHVPFTSRENGLTKVAIYGAGVAGNQLVAALRMGKVMRPVAFIDDDASIADRSISGLHVYKPKHIQEMIDVTGAQEILLALPSSTRARRREILHLLEGFPLHIRSVPNFTDLASGRVKVEDIQEVDIADLLGRDAVPAQPDLLQRCIKGKTVMVTGAGGSIGSELCRQIFALGPTTLLLFDHSEFNLYSILSELEQRGCRESVAVHLLPILGSIRHPHKLLDVMKTWRVDTVYHAAAYKHVPMVEHNIAEGVLNNVMGTLNTAQAALQSGVANFVLISTDKAVRPTNVMGSTKRLAELVLQALSREIAPVLFGDKGNVSRVNKTRFTMVRFGNVLGSSGSVIPLFHRQIKSGGPLTVTHPKITRYFMTIPEAAQLVIQAGSMGQGGDVFVLDMGEPVKIVELAEKMIHLSGLSIRSERNPQGDISIEFTGLRPGEKLYEELLIGDNVAATPHPMIMTANEDHLPWEVLKARLGDLLAAVELDDYARVRQLLRETVSGYTPDGEIVDWIYQQRRLEP
- a CDS encoding ComEA family DNA-binding protein; the protein is MRTGYFYSLIFAFLTSASIAAIAAPVAPSDSPKAPLVMEVPAAAQSARIDLNDADAVTLQKELSGVGEAKAKAIVAYRETNGPFASVDELLEVKGIGKAILDRNREKLEVN
- a CDS encoding SDR family NAD(P)-dependent oxidoreductase encodes the protein MNSVQSQGTALITGASSGIGAIYAERLAARGFDLLLVARDKARLDSAASQLRDAHGVHVEVWKADLTQKDDVIQLEQRLRSDSSISLLVNNAGVAADGPLANADMDQLERLIQLNITAVTRLASAAAASFAKAGRGTIINIASVVALFPERFNATYTASKAYVLSLTQSLNAELEGSGVQIQAVLPGVTRTEIWERSGIDASGIPAEMVMDAGEMVDAALAGLDQGELVTIPSLPDAGEWQSFVAARHVMAPNLSRSAAAQRYKSGH
- the fabF gene encoding beta-ketoacyl-ACP synthase II translates to MSQRRVVVTGMGLVSPLGSGVEAVWQRLLAGRSGLRALPDAVVADLPARVGGSVPTPEEDAEAGFDPDRATPPKEQKKMDRFILFAMEAARQALEQAGWHPAEAAEQERTATIIGSGVGGFGAIADAVRTTDSRGPRRLSPFTIPSFLVNLAAGHVSIQHGLKGPLGAPVTACAAGVQAIGDAARLIRAGEADIAVCGGAEAAIDRVSLAGFAAARALSSAFNDTPERASRPFDRDRDGFVMGEGAGLLVIESLEHALARGAQPLAELVGYGTTADAYHLTAGPEDGSGARRAMALALAQGGITPAQVQHLNAHATSTPVGDLGELAAIKALFGTQNKIAVTSTKSATGHLLGAAGGLEAIFTLLAIRDQVVPPTLNFDNPDPASEGVDIVHGQARSMPIEYALSNGFGFGGVNASVLFKRWQA